One Synergistes jonesii DNA window includes the following coding sequences:
- a CDS encoding dicarboxylate/amino acid:cation symporter translates to MQEKKKLSLIAKIGIGFIIGLILGFVIGPLAPNSPFVAKVILPVLQLIGNIFLSLLKMLIVPLVFSSLVMGASSIGDPKVLGRIGVKTIAFYLGTTIVAIVIGLLLGNIIQPGVGMAIEGAKAVAKEPQTIFDVILNIFPANPLKALVEGIMLQVIVFALFLGVAATLIGERGKAFLEFNSSLAEVMFKITAIVMKTAPLGIFALIAVTAAKYGPAVLAPFAKVIFAIYLGCILQMLLVYSGLIAGIVHKSPMWFFSGVREAMLAAFVTRTSAGVLPISMDNVQNKLGVSENVSSFVLPLGATINMDGTAIYEGVCALFIAQAFGIDLSLGAQLGILMTATLASIGTAGVPGAGLIMLSMVLLSAGLPIEGMALVAGIDAVLDMARTCVNVTGDMCVSAVIAKTEGEKL, encoded by the coding sequence ATGCAGGAAAAGAAAAAGCTGTCTCTCATCGCAAAGATAGGAATAGGTTTCATCATAGGCCTGATTCTGGGGTTCGTCATCGGCCCGCTTGCGCCTAACTCGCCGTTCGTCGCAAAGGTCATACTGCCCGTGCTGCAGCTGATAGGAAACATTTTCCTCTCTCTGCTCAAGATGCTCATAGTCCCGCTCGTCTTCTCAAGCCTCGTAATGGGCGCTTCGTCGATAGGCGATCCTAAGGTGCTCGGCCGCATCGGCGTCAAGACGATAGCCTTTTACCTCGGCACTACGATCGTAGCCATCGTCATCGGGCTGCTTCTCGGCAATATCATCCAGCCGGGCGTCGGCATGGCGATCGAAGGCGCGAAAGCCGTAGCTAAAGAGCCGCAGACGATCTTCGACGTAATCCTCAACATCTTCCCCGCTAATCCGCTGAAAGCGCTCGTCGAAGGCATAATGCTTCAGGTCATCGTATTTGCGCTCTTCCTCGGCGTAGCAGCGACGCTTATCGGAGAAAGGGGAAAGGCGTTCCTCGAATTCAACTCTTCTCTCGCAGAGGTCATGTTCAAAATCACTGCGATCGTGATGAAAACCGCTCCGCTCGGAATATTCGCGCTGATAGCCGTCACCGCGGCGAAATACGGGCCGGCGGTGCTGGCTCCGTTTGCGAAGGTCATATTCGCCATCTACCTCGGCTGCATACTACAGATGCTCCTCGTCTACTCGGGGCTCATCGCAGGCATAGTGCATAAGAGCCCGATGTGGTTCTTCAGCGGCGTGCGCGAGGCGATGCTCGCGGCTTTCGTCACCAGGACGAGCGCCGGAGTCCTCCCGATCTCTATGGACAACGTGCAGAACAAACTCGGAGTCAGCGAAAACGTCTCCTCATTCGTACTGCCGCTCGGCGCCACTATCAACATGGACGGGACGGCGATATATGAAGGCGTCTGCGCCCTCTTCATAGCGCAGGCCTTCGGGATAGACCTCAGCCTCGGCGCGCAGTTGGGCATACTCATGACCGCGACGCTCGCTTCGATAGGCACGGCCGGCGTCCCCGGCGCGGGGCTCATCATGCTGTCGATGGTCCTGCTATCGGCGGGGCTTCCGATCGAAGGCATGGCGCTCGTCGCCGGCATCGACGCGGTGCTCGACATGGCGAGGACTTGCGTCAACGTGACTGGCGACATGTGCGTCTCGGCAGTTATCGCGAAGACGGAGGGAGAAAAACTCTGA
- a CDS encoding prolyl-tRNA synthetase associated domain-containing protein, giving the protein MPLTKEEVHAKLDGMGIKYETTKHAPVYTIDEMKLIEGMKIEDVCKNLFLRDEKGKRHFLVVLDEAKSADLKSIRAQIGSTRLSFASEERLMDNLGLTKGAVTPLGVLNDCAANVEVLIDGDLRGRPHLGVHPCDNTETLWLSYADLEKIIKSRGNSLKFIKL; this is encoded by the coding sequence ATGCCGCTTACAAAGGAAGAAGTCCACGCGAAGCTCGACGGGATGGGAATCAAATACGAGACGACGAAACACGCGCCGGTCTACACGATAGACGAGATGAAGCTGATAGAGGGGATGAAGATCGAAGACGTCTGCAAAAATCTTTTCCTGCGCGACGAAAAGGGCAAGCGTCATTTTCTCGTCGTCCTCGACGAGGCGAAGAGCGCGGACCTCAAATCGATCCGCGCGCAGATCGGAAGCACGCGGCTGAGCTTCGCCTCCGAGGAACGCCTGATGGACAATCTCGGGCTGACAAAGGGCGCGGTGACGCCGCTCGGAGTGCTTAACGACTGCGCGGCGAACGTCGAGGTGCTGATCGACGGGGATCTTCGCGGCCGCCCGCATCTCGGCGTGCACCCCTGTGACAACACCGAGACTCTGTGGCTCTCTTACGCCGACCTGGAAAAAATAATAAAATCGCGCGGCAACAGCTTGAAGTTTATAAAGCTGTAA
- a CDS encoding C45 family autoproteolytic acyltransferase/hydolase, giving the protein MSKQTLFTAAALIFLAAGSAFAASNPAAYLKTEAQKASIATLRDIDGGLLYTMDYSADYMLDDVLKSDVDSTEAMLKYIRDKMLLEGAPVGGAADAGCSAFTAKTDDGKILYGRNFDYKMKMTSIVIRTKPKGRYASIGVADAGWAGYEEGSISDGKTDLSLLVGAPYMIMDGMNEKGLAVSVLKLRSAATRQESGKNKIMTTVALRLMLDRAKDVDEALALLEGYDMQSAMPDANFHFCIADATGRTVVVEYGPGNGKLHVLEENYVTNFYLTPGYDDQSRGRDRYNIIKETLSFKKGILTDTEAMSLLELVSQPETEEATSMTQWSAVYNLTDLTLQLAMKRDYKKQFSFAMEEERGSHGGGCSAGAAPFALAALAPLALFIRKSKKLKK; this is encoded by the coding sequence TTGTCAAAGCAAACGTTGTTCACCGCCGCCGCGCTTATTTTCCTCGCGGCAGGCTCCGCCTTCGCGGCTTCGAATCCCGCCGCCTACCTTAAGACCGAAGCGCAGAAGGCGTCGATCGCCACGCTGAGGGATATCGACGGCGGGCTGCTCTACACGATGGACTACAGCGCCGACTACATGCTCGACGACGTGCTGAAGTCGGACGTAGACAGCACCGAAGCGATGTTAAAGTACATAAGGGACAAGATGCTGCTGGAGGGCGCACCGGTCGGGGGCGCGGCGGACGCCGGCTGCAGCGCCTTCACCGCGAAGACCGACGACGGGAAAATTCTCTACGGACGCAACTTCGACTACAAGATGAAGATGACGTCGATAGTGATTCGCACAAAGCCCAAGGGGCGCTATGCGTCGATCGGGGTAGCCGACGCCGGCTGGGCCGGCTACGAAGAGGGAAGCATCAGCGACGGCAAAACCGACCTGTCGCTGCTGGTCGGCGCGCCCTATATGATAATGGACGGAATGAACGAAAAGGGGCTCGCGGTCAGCGTGTTGAAGCTGCGCAGCGCCGCGACTCGGCAGGAAAGCGGGAAAAACAAAATTATGACGACCGTGGCGCTTAGGCTGATGCTCGACCGCGCCAAGGACGTCGACGAGGCTCTCGCCCTGCTTGAGGGATACGATATGCAGTCGGCGATGCCGGACGCGAACTTCCACTTCTGCATCGCGGACGCCACAGGCAGGACCGTCGTCGTCGAATATGGCCCTGGTAACGGGAAGCTCCACGTGCTCGAAGAAAATTACGTGACGAACTTCTATCTGACGCCAGGCTACGACGACCAGAGCCGCGGACGCGACCGCTACAACATCATAAAAGAAACGCTCTCTTTCAAGAAGGGTATTTTGACGGATACGGAAGCGATGTCCCTGCTCGAGCTCGTGAGCCAGCCGGAGACCGAGGAAGCGACGAGCATGACCCAGTGGTCGGCGGTCTACAACCTGACCGACCTCACGCTTCAGCTCGCGATGAAGCGTGACTATAAAAAACAGTTCTCCTTCGCGATGGAAGAGGAGCGCGGGTCGCACGGCGGCGGGTGCAGCGCCGGAGCCGCGCCCTTTGCGCTGGCGGCTTTAGCGCCCTTAGCGCTGTTTATTAGAAAAAGCAAAAAATTAAAGAAATAA
- a CDS encoding ribonuclease HI family protein produces MIGHFDGASRGNPGEAGAGAYLSDDAGNVIWETARYLGRKTNNEAEYGAAIILLEAAKERGARKLKVRGDSRLVVCQLSKRWKINLPHLRELAEKAWSLSEGMEVSYEWIPREKNKRADRLSNEALDGAKYLG; encoded by the coding sequence ATGATAGGACACTTTGACGGAGCGTCGCGCGGCAACCCGGGAGAAGCCGGCGCCGGCGCCTATCTTTCCGACGACGCGGGCAATGTGATATGGGAGACGGCCCGCTACCTCGGCAGAAAGACCAACAACGAGGCGGAGTACGGCGCGGCGATCATTCTTCTGGAGGCCGCGAAGGAGCGCGGCGCGCGGAAGCTGAAGGTCCGCGGCGACAGCCGGCTCGTCGTCTGCCAGCTCTCGAAGCGCTGGAAGATAAACCTCCCCCACCTGCGTGAGCTCGCCGAAAAAGCCTGGAGCCTCTCCGAAGGCATGGAAGTATCCTACGAATGGATACCGCGTGAAAAGAACAAGCGCGCTGACAGGCTGAGCAATGAAGCGCTGGACGGCGCTAAATATCTTGGCTGA
- the ybaK gene encoding Cys-tRNA(Pro) deacylase — MAQAKKTNAVRMLEGMKIPFELLEYAIDEKELSAEDAAAKTGIAPERTFKTLCCRGDKSGVMMVCVPAGRELDFKALAAASGNKSAELVHLKEVQGLTGYVRGGCSPLGTKKKYPVIVDASALSFDFITVNAGHRGLLFKLAPSDLVRAAGAKTAPVVR, encoded by the coding sequence ATGGCGCAGGCTAAGAAGACGAACGCAGTGAGGATGCTGGAGGGAATGAAGATTCCCTTCGAGCTCCTCGAATACGCGATAGATGAAAAGGAGCTGTCGGCTGAGGACGCCGCGGCGAAGACCGGCATCGCCCCTGAGCGCACTTTCAAAACGCTCTGCTGCCGCGGCGACAAAAGCGGCGTGATGATGGTCTGTGTGCCGGCTGGGCGCGAGCTCGACTTCAAGGCCCTCGCCGCCGCCTCCGGCAACAAAAGCGCCGAGCTCGTCCACTTAAAAGAGGTACAGGGACTGACCGGTTACGTGCGCGGCGGCTGTTCCCCTCTCGGCACGAAGAAAAAGTATCCGGTGATCGTCGACGCTTCTGCGCTCTCCTTCGATTTCATCACGGTTAACGCCGGACACCGCGGGCTGCTCTTCAAGCTCGCACCATCCGACCTCGTGCGCGCCGCCGGCGCGAAGACCGCGCCGGTCGTAAGGTGA
- a CDS encoding EamA family transporter: MGKNAGVPPKWLLLSAYAALYIIWGSTYLAIRFSVETIPPLFSGGIRFLAAGVLLFAARTAKTRDFPDARGWKLAFFASLLPFAVSYGLITAAEKVVPSSIAALLIAVEPALFCLIGWLFFDGKRPLPRHCAGIALGFAGVCLLILRDPNVRLSFSGYTLWMLAPLLSSVTWVVGAFISSDPRIHADSLTSSAMLMTCGGAAMLVSQYALSAFTGDYPSFGAFSARSAAALAYLIVFGSIVAYSSFIWLMRVEPANRVSTHAFVNPIVAVILGWLVGGEELHANILTALPLIVTSVILMVWEKKEG, from the coding sequence GTGGGAAAAAACGCGGGCGTGCCGCCGAAATGGCTGCTGCTCTCCGCTTACGCCGCCCTTTATATAATATGGGGCTCGACCTATCTCGCGATTCGCTTTTCCGTTGAGACGATTCCGCCGCTTTTTTCCGGCGGGATCCGCTTTCTGGCCGCCGGAGTCTTACTCTTCGCCGCACGGACCGCGAAGACGCGGGATTTTCCCGACGCGCGCGGCTGGAAGTTGGCGTTTTTCGCGTCGCTGCTGCCCTTCGCCGTCTCCTACGGGCTGATCACAGCGGCCGAAAAGGTCGTGCCGTCGTCGATAGCGGCGCTGCTGATAGCGGTGGAGCCGGCCCTCTTCTGCCTGATAGGCTGGCTATTCTTCGACGGCAAAAGGCCCCTGCCGCGCCACTGCGCCGGCATCGCGCTCGGCTTCGCCGGCGTCTGCCTGCTCATCCTCCGCGACCCGAACGTCCGCCTCTCCTTCTCGGGCTACACACTGTGGATGCTCGCGCCGCTCCTTTCCTCCGTGACCTGGGTGGTGGGGGCGTTCATCTCTTCCGACCCGCGCATACACGCGGATTCGCTGACCTCGTCGGCTATGCTGATGACCTGCGGCGGCGCGGCGATGCTCGTGTCGCAGTACGCGCTCTCCGCCTTCACCGGGGATTACCCGAGCTTCGGCGCCTTTTCGGCGCGCTCGGCCGCCGCCCTCGCCTATCTTATAGTATTCGGCTCGATCGTCGCGTATTCGTCGTTCATCTGGCTCATGCGCGTCGAGCCCGCGAACCGCGTTTCGACTCACGCGTTCGTCAATCCGATCGTCGCTGTCATCTTAGGCTGGCTGGTCGGCGGCGAAGAGCTGCACGCGAACATCTTGACGGCCCTTCCCTTAATCGTCACGTCCGTCATATTGATGGTTTGGGAGAAGAAGGAAGGGTAG
- a CDS encoding RidA family protein yields MKKIISTENAPAAIGPYSQAVKAGGFLFLSGQIPLDPKTMAVVPGCVACQTEQALKNMCALLESEGLTPDDVVKTTAFIRNMDDFGTVNEIYAKYFAKDAPARSCVEVAKLPKDVLVEIEAIALCK; encoded by the coding sequence ATGAAAAAAATAATAAGCACGGAAAACGCCCCCGCGGCTATAGGCCCCTACTCTCAGGCGGTGAAGGCTGGAGGCTTCCTATTCCTCTCCGGGCAGATCCCCCTCGACCCGAAGACGATGGCCGTCGTGCCTGGCTGCGTGGCCTGTCAGACGGAGCAGGCGCTGAAGAACATGTGCGCGCTGCTCGAAAGCGAGGGGCTCACGCCCGACGACGTCGTGAAGACGACGGCCTTCATCAGAAACATGGACGATTTCGGAACGGTCAACGAGATCTACGCGAAGTACTTCGCAAAAGACGCTCCGGCACGCTCCTGCGTCGAAGTCGCAAAGCTCCCGAAGGACGTGCTCGTCGAGATAGAAGCGATAGCGCTCTGCAAATAA
- a CDS encoding GNAT family N-acetyltransferase encodes MEWKIKSFDELSAKELYDILKQRCEIFVVEQKCPYADVDGADEKARQLFAYAEDGALAASMRLLPAGVTYDAFAMGRVAVARGFRGRGTAREMMERAIDFALDELGEKIIKIGAQNYLVPFYRSLGFEPISEVYLEDGIPHVDMELQSSAYKRREPS; translated from the coding sequence ATGGAATGGAAGATAAAGAGCTTCGACGAGCTTTCCGCGAAGGAGCTCTACGACATTTTAAAGCAGCGCTGCGAGATATTCGTCGTCGAACAGAAGTGCCCCTACGCCGACGTCGACGGCGCGGACGAAAAAGCGCGGCAGCTCTTCGCCTACGCGGAGGACGGCGCGCTCGCCGCGTCGATGCGCCTTCTGCCGGCCGGCGTAACCTACGACGCTTTCGCGATGGGGCGCGTCGCGGTCGCGCGCGGCTTCCGCGGCCGCGGCACAGCGCGCGAAATGATGGAAAGGGCGATCGACTTCGCGCTGGACGAACTTGGAGAAAAAATCATAAAGATCGGCGCACAGAATTATCTCGTCCCGTTTTACCGTTCGCTCGGTTTCGAGCCGATCTCAGAAGTCTATCTCGAAGACGGCATCCCGCACGTCGACATGGAGCTGCAAAGCTCGGCTTATAAAAGGAGGGAGCCTTCATGA
- a CDS encoding 4-hydroxy-tetrahydrodipicolinate reductase, translated as MIKVFVSGASGNVGRAIVRGIPQRKNFSLVGGWCLEAGRDLGELAGIEKIGVAASLDLEEALRELRPDAVIDFSSAPLMEESLSLYLRLGLNAVIGTTGLAEDELSRHKAEVEAKGLRWAVIPNYCLGMALVADFVKKARKYYPFVTITDRHTNEMANAPSGTAALLASELSGEAPEVKSREIYRGALGANIGGVPVFSERLPMPGPYSEHVIKLARRDEVLTVTLQDYTSDVYLDGIFMAAERLPSLPRGAFIRSLGELTEL; from the coding sequence ATGATAAAAGTTTTCGTTTCCGGCGCGTCCGGCAACGTCGGCCGCGCGATAGTGAGAGGCATTCCGCAGAGGAAAAATTTTTCGCTCGTCGGAGGCTGGTGCCTTGAAGCGGGGCGCGACCTCGGCGAGCTGGCCGGGATAGAAAAAATCGGCGTAGCCGCCTCGCTAGATCTCGAAGAGGCGCTGCGCGAGCTGCGCCCCGACGCGGTGATAGATTTTTCGTCGGCGCCGCTGATGGAGGAGAGCCTCTCGCTTTATCTCCGCCTCGGCCTGAACGCCGTGATCGGCACGACCGGCCTCGCCGAAGATGAGCTTTCCCGCCACAAAGCTGAGGTCGAAGCCAAAGGGCTGCGCTGGGCCGTCATACCGAATTACTGCCTCGGCATGGCCCTCGTCGCGGATTTCGTCAAAAAGGCGCGTAAATATTATCCTTTCGTCACGATAACGGACCGCCACACGAACGAGATGGCGAACGCTCCCAGCGGCACCGCGGCCCTCCTCGCCTCCGAACTCTCCGGCGAAGCGCCGGAGGTCAAGAGCCGCGAAATCTACCGAGGCGCGCTCGGCGCGAATATCGGCGGCGTGCCGGTCTTTTCCGAGCGTCTGCCTATGCCCGGCCCCTACTCCGAGCACGTGATAAAGCTCGCGAGGAGGGACGAGGTGCTGACCGTGACGCTGCAGGACTACACGAGCGACGTCTACCTCGACGGCATCTTCATGGCCGCCGAAAGGCTCCCCTCCCTTCCGCGCGGAGCATTTATAAGGAGCCTCGGCGAACTGACGGAGCTTTAG
- a CDS encoding DMT family transporter — translation MSESKKFSVYLMATLPIVFWGVSFAAAKVALEEADPLLLLFLRFAISLPLLLALAWRGGEAALPTKKQALVLIFMGFMGFYFHLGIQTMAMRTSGSGMANWQMAASPAAAALMSAIFLKERMSRTGLLGALCAFLGVTVVLGLGTKGAKGISIYNFGDFLITVSMLNWAAFMVVTRWLFRDGGYPPLFTIFWEVFFAALMCAPTLALLRVDVGAAARFGAPTWEALLVLGLLCSGLAYAFWYRAAAAIPVPRLMVFQFLQPLVGVVAGYFVIGERFTPWLILGGAMIVSGVYAANSHK, via the coding sequence GTGAGCGAAAGCAAAAAATTTTCTGTCTATCTTATGGCGACGCTGCCGATCGTCTTTTGGGGCGTCAGCTTCGCCGCCGCGAAGGTCGCCCTTGAGGAGGCGGATCCGCTGCTGCTCCTCTTCCTGCGCTTCGCGATCTCGCTCCCGCTTCTGCTCGCCTTGGCCTGGAGGGGCGGAGAGGCGGCGCTGCCGACTAAAAAGCAGGCGCTCGTCCTCATTTTCATGGGCTTCATGGGCTTTTATTTCCATTTGGGGATTCAGACGATGGCGATGCGGACTTCGGGAAGCGGGATGGCGAACTGGCAGATGGCGGCCTCGCCGGCCGCCGCGGCGCTGATGTCCGCGATATTCCTTAAAGAGCGCATGTCCCGCACCGGCCTGCTGGGCGCCCTCTGCGCCTTTCTCGGCGTGACGGTGGTCCTCGGGCTCGGCACGAAGGGCGCCAAAGGCATTTCTATCTATAATTTCGGCGACTTTCTGATAACGGTCTCCATGCTGAATTGGGCCGCGTTCATGGTCGTCACGCGCTGGCTATTCCGCGACGGCGGATACCCGCCGCTATTTACGATCTTCTGGGAGGTGTTCTTCGCGGCGCTGATGTGCGCGCCTACGCTCGCGCTGCTTCGCGTCGACGTGGGCGCCGCCGCCCGTTTCGGCGCGCCGACTTGGGAAGCGCTATTGGTTTTGGGCCTCTTATGCTCCGGGTTAGCCTACGCGTTCTGGTACCGAGCCGCGGCCGCCATACCGGTGCCCCGGCTTATGGTCTTTCAGTTCTTGCAGCCGCTCGTCGGCGTCGTCGCCGGCTACTTCGTGATAGGGGAGCGCTTCACGCCCTGGCTCATCCTCGGCGGAGCGATGATCGTCTCCGGCGTTTACGCCGCGAACAGCCACAAATAA
- the mnmA gene encoding tRNA 2-thiouridine(34) synthase MnmA, which produces MNGKTLVAMSGGVDSSVAALLIKEGGAFCGGAAMRLFAAEGGCEDARRVALRMGIPFYIFDLTDEFSGAVIDDFIAAYRRGATPNPCVVCNRLMKFGIFFERAGELGYDLMATGHYAQIFFDSGARRWGLKKGADESRDQSYVLYSLTQKQLSRTLFPLGALTKAQVREIALANSFDNAKKRESQDICFVPDGDYASFIERRTGEPFRCGNFVDASGRVLGRHRGVERYTIGQRRGLGLSLREPLYVCAKRAEENVVLLGRDEELYSKSFTASKINLIACERITAPLRVKVKIRYRAREERATVEQISDDGIHVEFDEPQRAVTPGQAAVLYDGECVVGGGTID; this is translated from the coding sequence GTGAACGGCAAGACGCTGGTCGCGATGAGCGGCGGGGTGGACAGCTCCGTCGCCGCGCTTTTGATAAAGGAGGGCGGCGCCTTCTGCGGCGGCGCTGCGATGCGCCTCTTCGCAGCGGAGGGCGGCTGTGAGGATGCCCGCCGCGTCGCCCTCCGCATGGGGATCCCCTTTTATATCTTCGATCTTACAGATGAATTCAGCGGCGCCGTGATAGACGATTTCATCGCCGCCTATAGGAGGGGCGCTACGCCCAATCCGTGCGTCGTCTGTAACCGCCTGATGAAGTTCGGGATTTTCTTCGAGCGCGCCGGGGAGCTCGGCTATGATTTGATGGCCACCGGGCACTACGCGCAAATATTTTTCGATTCGGGCGCGAGGCGCTGGGGGCTGAAAAAGGGCGCCGACGAAAGCAGGGACCAGAGCTACGTCCTTTACTCTCTGACGCAGAAGCAGCTGTCGCGCACGCTCTTTCCGCTCGGAGCGCTGACCAAGGCGCAGGTGCGGGAGATAGCGCTCGCAAATTCTTTCGACAACGCGAAGAAACGCGAGAGCCAGGACATATGCTTCGTGCCCGACGGAGATTACGCGTCGTTTATAGAGCGGCGCACCGGCGAGCCGTTCCGCTGCGGAAATTTCGTCGACGCGTCGGGGCGCGTGCTCGGACGCCACAGAGGCGTGGAGCGCTACACGATAGGGCAGCGCCGCGGCCTCGGGCTTTCGCTGCGCGAGCCTCTCTACGTATGCGCGAAGCGCGCGGAGGAAAACGTCGTGCTCCTCGGCAGAGACGAAGAGCTCTATTCGAAGAGCTTCACTGCGTCGAAGATAAATCTGATCGCCTGCGAAAGAATAACGGCGCCGCTGCGAGTTAAGGTGAAGATCCGCTACCGCGCGCGCGAGGAGCGGGCGACCGTCGAGCAGATATCCGACGACGGAATCCACGTGGAGTTCGACGAGCCACAGCGCGCGGTGACGCCCGGACAGGCCGCGGTGCTCTACGATGGAGAGTGCGTCGTCGGCGGCGGTACGATAGACTGA
- a CDS encoding hydrolase, with translation MKSCVTREAALELLKKYNKEEFHIQHALTVEGVMRWYADDLGFGGDADYWAAVGLLHDIDFEMWPEEHCKKAPELLAAGGVGEDMIRSICSHGYGLCSEIKPEHPMEKALFASDELTGLIGAAALMRPSKSVSDMELKSLKKKYKDKKFAAGCSREVIAQGAEMLGWELDTLLEKTLEAMRSCEEGVAEELKRVMGA, from the coding sequence GTGAAAAGCTGCGTTACGAGGGAAGCGGCTCTCGAGCTGCTGAAAAAATACAACAAAGAGGAGTTCCACATCCAGCACGCGCTTACCGTCGAGGGAGTGATGAGATGGTACGCGGACGATCTCGGCTTCGGCGGCGACGCGGATTATTGGGCGGCCGTCGGCCTGCTTCACGACATAGACTTTGAGATGTGGCCCGAAGAACATTGCAAAAAAGCGCCGGAGCTCCTTGCGGCCGGCGGCGTCGGAGAGGATATGATCCGCTCGATCTGCAGCCACGGCTACGGCCTCTGCTCCGAGATAAAGCCGGAGCATCCGATGGAGAAGGCGCTCTTCGCCTCCGACGAACTCACGGGGCTCATCGGCGCGGCGGCGCTGATGCGCCCCTCCAAGAGCGTCTCCGACATGGAGCTGAAGAGCCTGAAGAAAAAATACAAGGATAAAAAGTTCGCGGCCGGCTGCTCGCGCGAGGTCATAGCGCAGGGCGCGGAGATGCTCGGCTGGGAACTCGACACGCTTCTGGAAAAGACTTTAGAAGCGATGCGCTCTTGCGAGGAGGGCGTCGCGGAAGAGCTAAAAAGAGTAATGGGCGCCTAA
- a CDS encoding DMT family transporter, which translates to MDSKRKFMILGDIAVLLVSFIWGATNVVIRDALGGITPFWFCALRFTTACACVMLIFGRRAAAMSAQDKIAGTFTGAVFILAYLAGAVGLLYTTAGNQSFIISTSVVFVPLAVWLLTRRFPGWHVIISVLLCTAGTAGLVLDGDLSVNFGDLLSAAAMLFVTAYILLVQKFAANADPCGLSCWQAFGGMAVAAAAALIFEPMPSNVSAKAWAAIIYAGTIGFALTLVLQTTAQKYTSPTHVAILLSTSGIFGSVLGIIFLGEPMTWRIFIASALILAGILLVETLPAIREKRSSGD; encoded by the coding sequence ATGGATTCGAAAAGAAAATTTATGATTTTAGGCGACATAGCCGTGCTTCTCGTTTCATTCATCTGGGGGGCGACCAACGTCGTGATCCGCGACGCGCTCGGCGGCATAACCCCCTTTTGGTTTTGCGCGCTGCGCTTCACGACGGCGTGCGCCTGCGTCATGCTCATTTTCGGACGCCGCGCGGCGGCGATGTCGGCGCAGGACAAAATCGCCGGGACCTTTACCGGAGCGGTGTTCATTTTAGCCTACCTTGCCGGCGCAGTCGGGCTGCTGTACACGACGGCCGGCAACCAGTCTTTCATAATCTCTACCTCGGTGGTCTTCGTGCCTCTTGCGGTCTGGCTGCTGACGCGGCGCTTCCCCGGCTGGCACGTTATAATCTCTGTACTGCTCTGCACCGCCGGGACGGCCGGGCTCGTGCTCGACGGAGACCTATCCGTCAACTTCGGCGACTTGCTTTCGGCGGCCGCGATGCTCTTCGTCACCGCCTACATCCTGCTCGTCCAGAAATTCGCCGCCAACGCCGACCCCTGCGGTTTATCCTGCTGGCAGGCCTTCGGCGGCATGGCTGTCGCGGCGGCCGCGGCGCTGATATTCGAGCCCATGCCGTCGAACGTCTCCGCGAAGGCGTGGGCGGCGATAATCTACGCCGGCACGATAGGCTTCGCGCTGACGCTGGTGCTGCAGACCACTGCGCAGAAGTACACCTCGCCGACGCACGTCGCGATCCTCCTTTCGACCTCAGGCATCTTCGGCAGCGTGCTGGGGATAATCTTCCTCGGAGAACCGATGACGTGGAGGATCTTCATCGCCTCCGCGCTGATATTGGCCGGCATTTTGCTCGTCGAGACGCTGCCGGCGATAAGAGAGAAACGATCGTCCGGAGATTGA